The Pseudomonas sp. IAC-BECa141 genome contains the following window.
GCGCCTGACCGGATCCGAGACTCTTTAACTCATGTTTTTGCGCCACGTCATAGTTTTCAGCTTCATCGCCCTGCTCGCCGGTTGCGCGGGCTTCGGCGCCCGTGAATCGGTCGAAGGCCACGGCAATCCTGGCCAATGGCGCGAGCACAAACAGCAATTGACCGGCCTTGATGGCTGGCAGATCGACGGCAAGATCGGCATCCGCGCCCCGAAAGATTCGGGCAGCGGCACGCTGTTCTGGCTGCAACGTCAGGATTACTACGACATCCGTCTGTCCGGCCCGCTGGGTCGTGGCGCGGCGCGTTTGACCGGCCGTCCGGGCGCGGTGTCGCTGGAAGTGGCGAATCAGGGCCGTTATGAAGCGCCGACACCGGAAGCGCTGGTCGAGGAACAACTGGGCTGGAAACTGCCGGTCTCGCATCTGGCCTGGTGGGTTCGCGGCCTCCCGGCACCGGACAGCAAAAGCCGCCTGACCCTGGACGGAAACAGTCGTCTGGCCAATCTGGATCAGGATGGCTGGCAGGTCCAATACCTCAGCTATGCCGAACAGAACGGTTACTGGCTGCCCGAGCGGATCAAGCTGCACGGCGCCGATCTGGACGTGACGCTGGTCATCAAGACCTGGCAACCGCGCAAGTTGGGGCAATAACGCATGACCGCTCCACGCCTCACTTTGCCATCGCCAGCCAAACTCAACCTGATGCTGCACATCCTCGGTCGCCGTGAAGACGGTTATCACGAGTTGCAGACGCTTTTTCAATTTCTCGACTACGGCGACGAAATCACCTTCGCCGTGCGTGACGATGGCGTGATTCGCCTGCACACCGAATTCGAGGGTGTTCCCCACGACAGCAACCTGATCGTGCGCGCGGCGAAAAAACTTCAGGAGCAATCCGGCTGCTCGCTCGGCATCGATATCTGGATCGACAAGATCCTGCCGATGGGCGGCGGCATCGGTGGCGGCAGCTCGAACGCGGCCACCACCCTGCTCGGGCTCAATCATTTGTGGCAATTGGGCTGGGATGAGGATCGCCTGGCTGCACTGGGCCTGACGCTGGGCGCCGACGTGCCGGTGTTCGTGCGTGGCCATGCGGCTTTTGCCGAAGGTGTTGGCGAGAAACTGACCCCGGTCGAGCCTGCCGAACCGTGGTACGTTGTACTCGTTCCGCAAGTCTCTGTTAGTACGGCAGAAATTTTTTCAGATCCATTGTTGACACGTAACACGCCGCCCATTAAAGTGCGCCCCGTTCCCGAGGGAAACAGTCGAAATGACTGCTTGCCGGTGGTCGCAAGGCGTTATCCAGAAGTACGTAACGCATTGAATTTGCTAGGTAATTTTACTGAAGCAAAACTCACCGGAACTGGAAGTTGTGTGTTTGGGGGCTTCCCAAGCAAAGCTGAAGCTGATAAAGTCTCGGCCCTTCTGACAGAGACCCTTACAGGGTTTGTAGCAAAAGGAAGCAACGTTTCGATGTTGCATCGCAAGCTGCAAAGTCTGCTCTAAAGGAACCAAGTGCCCGGCACTTGCAAGCAACAGATACAGGGGCGTCGCCAAGCGGTAAGGCAGCAGGTTTTGATCCTGCCATGCGTTGGTTCGAATCCAGCCGCCCCTGCCATTTTCCTATACTCATCCAGGTATACCCTCAGCCTTCAGGTACTGCGCGTGTCCAAGATGATGGTCTTTACGGGGAACGCTAACCCCGATCTGGCTCGGCGTGTAGTACGTCAGCTGCATATCCCTCTCGGTGACATCTCTGTCGGTAAATTCTCCGACGGCGAAATTACAGCCGAGATCAATGAAAACGTTCGCGGTAAAGACGTCTTCATTATTCAGCCGACTTGCGCTCCGACCAACGACAACCTGATGGAACTGGTAGTGATGGCTGATGCCTTCCGCCGCTCCTCGGCTACTCGTATCACTGCTG
Protein-coding sequences here:
- the lolB gene encoding lipoprotein insertase outer membrane protein LolB, with amino-acid sequence MFLRHVIVFSFIALLAGCAGFGARESVEGHGNPGQWREHKQQLTGLDGWQIDGKIGIRAPKDSGSGTLFWLQRQDYYDIRLSGPLGRGAARLTGRPGAVSLEVANQGRYEAPTPEALVEEQLGWKLPVSHLAWWVRGLPAPDSKSRLTLDGNSRLANLDQDGWQVQYLSYAEQNGYWLPERIKLHGADLDVTLVIKTWQPRKLGQ
- the ispE gene encoding 4-(cytidine 5'-diphospho)-2-C-methyl-D-erythritol kinase, giving the protein MTAPRLTLPSPAKLNLMLHILGRREDGYHELQTLFQFLDYGDEITFAVRDDGVIRLHTEFEGVPHDSNLIVRAAKKLQEQSGCSLGIDIWIDKILPMGGGIGGGSSNAATTLLGLNHLWQLGWDEDRLAALGLTLGADVPVFVRGHAAFAEGVGEKLTPVEPAEPWYVVLVPQVSVSTAEIFSDPLLTRNTPPIKVRPVPEGNSRNDCLPVVARRYPEVRNALNLLGNFTEAKLTGTGSCVFGGFPSKAEADKVSALLTETLTGFVAKGSNVSMLHRKLQSLL